AGTTCAAGCTAATAAACTCACGCAACTTCCCGTTTAAAGCTTTCAAAATATAGCCGAAAAATAGTTGAGTTACGGCTTTCAAAATAACATTTCATCAAATGATTCAATGTCACATCGTTTTGACTTTGTTTGACAGTGAGGCAAACGTGCTAttcaaaaatattgaaatattccccccaaaaaaatcttccCTTTAAAATCAATGACATGCTGTAGGTTCAACACACGATTTCTCACCAAATATGATAAAATGACTGCAATGATTTAGAATTACAAAAGATCAACATTAGTGACTAGTCTCATTGAAATATATTTGGTTGGTGTTGTAAAAATCAAGCAAGAGCTGAGTCACTACGTCTACACTGGACAAGATCCTATTGTAAAGCAAATAAACTCACCATTTTATCCTGGAGTCATGATCACAGAGCAAACATCAcagacagactttttttttttcccgacttCATCTGCTTTTAATGCGTTTCCCCATGATAATGCACTTGCAGTACATTACAGCGTTCGCAGTTGTTCTGTGTTGCAGATGAAGTGAAAACTAAAGCCCTTTCCTTCATGAGTTTGTTTTATTCCGCCTTCATACACTCTTTGATGAGGTTGAGCTCGTAGCAGATGGTCTCATAGCGGTACGCCATACGTATTTGGGCCACATTGGTCTTACGGATGTCGTTCCCTTCCGGTCCCTCTTTCAGGTAGTCCTGACCCAAGAAGTGACTTTTCTCCTGAGCACAGACAACAGAGCAGAGGGAATGTTAATGATGGACGAGCAGCTAGCTCCATCAGTTGCCACCAAAAATGATTACTTCATCTTACCAAAATGCTTTGGACAATTGTATGCTTTGAATCTTCCCCCTCTAATACTACGTATAAATGTCAAGACCCCAATGTTTGAATGCAACGCCTCTATCAAAAGTTTGGCAACTCTACCTCATGCGACAGTGCGCTCTGCAGCACACTGTTCCTGGAGATCTCGCACATATCGCAGGTGCTCAACTTGAAAACCTGCGCTGCAATGGCATACTCCTCCATCAGAGGCTCCTGCAGGTAAGACAAAACGACAGCATGGGGTACCTGTCCATTCACTTATTTAGCCCACGACCAAGACCTTGGTGTAATGGAACTGCATGGGGTCGTCGGTGGAGAGGGAGACCACCAGGCCTTTCTTTTGGAACTCCAGCAGGGGGTTCTTGGCGTACTCGAGGAACAGACTGTTGTTGCTCAGGGGGGACATGGCGATGGGGATCTGGGTCAGGTAGTACAGGTACTGCAGCACCGGACTCTGCATGGTGGATGAAAGTAATGACCTCACTACAGTTGTTTTTCCGAGTCATGCTGATTCAAATGTCATGTGACCTGACATTTCACTCTAAATTTTGGCTGATAACAGATTTGTAAAATGAGTCTTTTTACACACCACCTTGAGTGGAATAGAAAAACATAAAAAGAGCAAGATGTGATTGAAGCATGCCCTGGATCAAGGCTGCCCTTGCACACCGTCACTGACCTTTTTCAGGTTGAGGCCATGGGAGATGTTGTCAGCAGTCATGAAGGCGGCCAACAGATGAGTGATGGCGCCGGCTTCACCGCAATGAGGCCTGAACGTGAATGTGTTCATCCCCCGTTGTCTGAAACACAAATATACCAAAAAAGATTATTCGTGAATGCAAACTGATCTGAGGACAAATGTATAGAAGTTACAGCTTGATGTCACCGACCTCCGCAGTTGGTTGAGCACAACGATGTTGGCATACATGTAATAGATGTAGTAGGTGTAAGACGGGTTCTTAGCAATGTCCCACTCTTCTGGTTTGGGACTCTTCATGCTGAACATGTGACCACTGTGCTTGGACTCGTCATCCACACTGTCGAAACCTGTCACCTACACAACACGAAGCAAATGGTCAACTTGTTTCTGATTGTGTGAATGATGCTCGGATTTGAACATTTTTCTCGCTCACATGCTTGAGGAAGATGCTGAGCTCGGGGTTGGACTTCGGGGCAATGGTGGCTTGGAACACGGGGAGGAAAATGTTCTCCAACATCTTACCAAAGTGCGGGACAAAGTCCCTGCCTCGGAAGATGTCACTGAAGTAGAAGCGGGGCGAAGCATTGAGATGGAAATGAGGATTTATTCAGCGGGATGATCAAGCGTTGCCATGACGCTGGGGACTCACTAGATCCTGGGAATTTGAATCATCCACTTGAGGTTAGGGGAGTAGACCCTGTGCTTGACAAACCAGCTGGACAGGTTTTTCCACTCGTTGGCCGTGCAGCCGTAAATCGATAGACGAGGCTCGGCATATTGATACTTGGCATCCTCCAGGTCGCTGGCGACTTCCTGCTCAAACAAATGGTGTGTCAATCGACACTCATTTTGTGGATAGTGTCTTATAAAAGTCAACGTTTTAATTGTTAAGATGCAGCACGTTTTTTGACCATCTCCCATCATCAATAATACAACATTGTACTTTTACTTTAGTTTTCATATTCACCTTAGAGTGGAGATTATTGCTCTGCCATCACTGCCTTGGTGGCGAATAATAAGGGTACTACAGTTATTAGATGATGTGTGTAATATCATTTAGGACAGCAACTGACCTTAATGATGGTGGCAAAGTATTCTCCATTGATGTGATTCTCCGTCTTCATGTAGAGGTCACGCAGCTCGCTGGCTCCCACAGGATTGTACTTGGCATTGAACTTGTCGAAACGCTGAAAGGTTTGTCTGCCCTTTAAAGACGAAGAAAAACTTATTATTTTTAGTTTCTGTGAAAAGTTAGAAAACTGTAACATTACCACTCCATTTTTCTGACATGGCAACCTTTTTCCGGTAACACCCAAAGAATTGTAAATTACAACATTTTAGTAGTAGTaattttgaaattgtttttgtgtgtataataataataatgtataaaAACTCTTTAGCATATTTCACTTATGTAATGCACTTTGGTGATcactataaaaaataataaaatatgtaaTAAAAAACACTTCAACAATACCTAGTACATAAAAAACATAATTAAAtagtttaactttaaactttctTCCTGCAGTGGTGTATGAAGTTGATAACTTACAGCGTGCACGTCCAGCGAGTCCACAGTGAGGTCGTACGGATGCAAGTGAAGGGACTCAAAGAGCTCCTTCAGGGTGACCTCTTTGCCTTTGAGATTTTGCACGACGCGGTCTGCGTCCACGCGGTACGACTTCTTGATGAATCGTAGGAGATGTTTCTGGTTCATGCAGGCAGCGGCGTGGATATGAGTGTCCACCTGAGGAGGCAAACGGTGCCCATGTGACAAATCTTGACCATCGTTAAAAGAAAGCAGATTGAAGTTCTGTTAACGATGATGGCTACCTTCCTGCAGTTGTAGAAATCCCTGTGGGGGTTCTTCTTTAGCTCCTTCAGCTCCTCCATCTCATTCAACATCTCATGCACGTTGAACTTGGACATGAGGAACTTCAGACGACGGTGAGTGTAGGTCTTCCTGAAAGTAGAGCACCATTCACATACATGAAAGAATATCCCAGGAAAAGTCTACTAGAACATCTGAAGTTTGTTACGAGAGAATCAGAGgcacttaattgtctcccgttTGATTTGAGATTGAATGTGATTGTTATTCAAATGCACGCAAACAGAAAACCACCCGGACAAGAGACTCACGTGGGACCCTGCGCGATGAGAGCAATGAGAAAGTTCATGTCGTCAATGAAGGTGGTGTAGTTGACACACGGCAGGTTTCTGGGCTGATGTTTGTCTGCAGCTTTGGCGTCGTCGTACACGTAGATGACGCCATCCTTCATGCGTGCAACATAGCCCAGATTCTCTGGCAGGTTCGCGGTATCGAACGGATCTTCCTCCTTCTTTGACGGAGCTGTGAAGACTaagagacaaacaaacattgtGTGGAAATGTTCAGAGGTGCACTCCAAGACAGAAGTATGAGCATGGGCATGTCTGTGTGGAATTGGCATGTAGAACTCTGCTATTATTAATTTTGCCTTTCTGGCATTGTTATTCGATGACGGTCAAATAGATTTATACAGCAGATGTTGAGAATTAGCGAGGACAAAAGACTGTCCTCACCGGGCTGCACCTGGTCCTCCACCTTGAAGGTCTGGCCCTCGATGTCACGGAGGCACTGTGAGGCCGTCTGTGGGAAGCGCTGGTAGGCCAGCCTCATGTACTTCTCTCTGATGCTCAACGCACGGTACAGTCCGCTGCAGGAAATCTCAAAGTCGTCCATTGTCACCTGAATAAAACAAACAGATCAACATTATCTTTTGTTATGAAGGACACACGCTTTATACCAGGAAAATTTCACCGCAGACCGTCACACAACATCACAAAAAGTAGACATCCTGGAAGAATACAAGTGTTCTGTCTGTCAATATTCACAGCTATCATAGAGAGGTGAACAAAAATTTAAAAAGcaaaatcattttgatttgcaTTCATACAGATGAGTGTTTATGTTGTGATTGCAGTTTTCTCTTTTTCGAGACGTTCCTGTTAAATTGTGGTCTCAATCCACAAATGCGGTGAAAATGAACAATATACGTCGTCATAAATTCACTTTTATAAAACTAAAGGTAATTGCAGCTCTGCTCAATGGCTATTGGATCTGATACAGGCGAATCATTTGGTACATTGTCAATTTAATATGAAAATTCATATTTGCATGTATCTCATATCAGGAAAGTTGGTACACAAGTATGAACTGATTTTAGATCTTAGCTCTCCTCGACCTTTTagattttagaaaaaaacaaagttcaTATCTGCTTTTATGATACCGACTAAGATCTTTGATTGTAAATATTCACGTAAATTATTAGAAATGTCAAACCTTGATGGAGGTTCTGTTTTTATCCAACTACTTGATGGAGGTTCTGTTTTTATCCAACGAGTTTAATTTAAGTGAATATTAGCGGCACCGAAGGTGAATCACGTGGAGTACAATACCCCAGAAGCGTAGTCCCCGAGAATGGCCACCCTTTGGAAGTCCGGCACTTCCAGGTAGGTGGGGACGTTCCCATCCACAGACACCTCAGGGACCGCTGATGTCTGGGCAGCAGCCCTTGGCACTGCCCCGAAGCGAAAGCGCTTTTTGCTGTGGATGGAGGCAATCAATAATCAGTTCCATGACATGCATACAACCAAACAATTTTAACAACTACAAAACTAAAGCGACACAAACTCACCGCTTCTCAAGATCATCATCAGTATGCAAGTGGTGTGCCATTTCATGGTGGAGGATGGGACAGTCCTCTGGCACGTCAAAGACGGAGATCTCATCGCGGATGTCCTCGCCTTTGGTCTCAGATGCAAAGATCTGCTCGGCAAAGGCCCGCATCTTGTCATCGGTCGCTGTGGGATAGCAATGATAGTAAAAGTGCTGAGTGTGTGGAAATGCTGGACGTTCCACATACTGCCATGCAGCACAAAGACTAAAGAGCTACGGCAATCCTGTCAAGCAAAATTCGGACCAGTTGCTGATCAGACTCCAGCAATACGCGGCtacaaaaaaatggaagaaaGATAACAAGAATAATGATGCACAGCACCATGGCTTCAGTCCAATCTCACAATGCCTGCTACTGATGAAGCAGTGGCCTACATGCAGTCATCTACAGGTCTACTCCAAAGACTCATTCCACTATGTGGCCCGTGTGGTCAAACGGACCATGTCTCACCCTCTATACTTACTATGTTCACCTGATCATGACCCCGGCAAGATAGTAGCGGCACCCAGGGTAAAAAAAGAGAGTGTTAGAAAAAGCATGAGttagaaaaaaagatgattatACATAAAGAGCCAGGAATACAGAAGATGGCGACACCATGTGTCATCGTCACAAAATACAAGTTGAAATCGATTGGAGATTGAAAATCATTGCTGTCCACCAAAATCACACAGTATATTTGCATatttaggaaaaaaataaaagaattctgTATGAAATGAGATTCAACAAAAAGACAGTTGTGGTTGACATCAGTCTTTGTCATTACTGGTAGCAATCTGTGGTGGCATCACTAAAGAACTACACGTGGAATGTATCTGTTCAAACCTCCCAAATGTGAAACCTCAAGAGAATTGCTGACGTCTCGTGTGACATCAAGCATGATGACGGTAAACCCTCTGAATcggaatttgttttgttttaatcttGCGCATATTTTCTTCAGTGTAGTTTGGGTGAAATTTGAACTTTTAAACTAAAAGAGGTCTTTATTTCACTTGTCTTTTCACAAAACGTTTTGATTTATAATCATTTCCATAACATTACTCAAGTGTAGACAAATCATTGTGGAAGAAACGCTTACCATATCATGTGAATAATTGTTTACTCTCAACATTGTACACAATGAACTGGCCTTCTAAAATTAGAACCTGCAGTTTGGTATCTGACTTGTTGCTGACATAGCCTACGTCACAGCAAAGGCGTGACCTCTGACATATGCATTCACAAGATTACATGGGCTCACTTGTGAATTTTTCGGCCACCCCGCCCCCCTGAACACTTCAACAACACTTCCACTTTTGCCATTTAAATTGTGTTGAAGCACATTGCCCCCCACTCACCCGGTACCAGAACTTTCGGCATGGTGACTCGTTTCGTGCGCGTCTCCAAGAGAATAAATGAAGAAGGACTGTCGGCCACTGGACCACTGCGGTGCTGGTGGGAGTGCACAGACCAAGTGGTGGGTCACGGCAATATGAAGCTCCTGCAtggggtcgccgcacatgaaacCGGAATCTGCTGCGCCCTAAAAGTGTGCATGCTGAGTCGCAGCGCCCATTTCCCCCCAACCCGACACCACCCGCACTCAGAAGTGTACACGCCTCTATTTTAAGTTGAGTGTCACATGCACAACCCACGGACGTGACAAAGACCCACGAGTAACGCAATTACAGGCCGATTAGGGGGGAATCAGCATTCTTTATGTATGCAAAATTCCAGTATCCTCTGGAGCACTGCCTAATTGTACCTGGAAGATAAACTCTTCTCAGGCctaagaaaaaacacaatttagtaAATTGTGTTTTATCAAGAATATGTCCTACTTTAGTGGATGCTAAGTTTGAAAATAAGCTCTTTCACATTGCTGATGGACATTCTTAATTTATAAAGAAGTTATGTTACCTCatgtttgtcattttttaaCTGCAACacaagtgtaaaaataagtGGACACCAAAAACAGTCAAAATAGTCAGTCTTTGATCATGAACAACATTAATGATTCTTATATTTTTTGCACATACAcatttcatttgaatgtttCAAGTAACGTCTTGCGTggacatttaaataaaaaatatgaatgtttCAATAATGTCTTGCGTGGACATTCAAATAAGATTTTTAAATCTTTCAAGTAATATGTCTTACGTGGTGCAAAACACACCATACTGGCATTTTATGCAACAGGCCTCTTGAACTCCATCCATCATGAGACGTTGCACCGTAAAGACAGTCAGTCAGCAAGACATCTATTTTTAGAGAACGTGATCTTAAATGTCAGAGTGCGTTTGACGGCTGAATAGGTTAGagatcaagtaaaaaaaaaaaaaaaagaaggcaatcGAACCAAAAAAGTGTGAGCAAAATAAGTAGTTAGTGTAATACCGATTGCATACCCTGAGTAAACAATTTAATTTGAGATACTGTCAGGAGTTTGAAACTTGGCTGTTGATCTGCGCCATAAAAATTCTtatccaacaacaacaaattgtGCTTATCATGTATCCAATTTTAGTGGGTTGTCATGATACTGACGCCTGGAAGCGTGAAGGGCTCGGCACTCGAGGGTCCTTGTTGGTCCATGTTAGGTTCAACTTCAAGGACACCAGTCAAAAGATAAGCAAACAGATGAATCATTCGTCAGTTTTAAATTGAGATCTAAATGACATCGAGCTGCTGGACCTTTGGTTTACACGGAAACATGGAGTTGGAGGGGTCCAAGTTGCATCCTATCACATTACCTTGCCCTCCCACCACTTCCCACCCTTCTCTAATAGCCAACAACAGCTGCCCGCACGTTTAATTTTATTCGAGCTGCTATGTGATTCTCAAACTTTAGCCATCAAGTACCCCCTAAAacaaatttttaaaaagattcTGAACTAGATTTCTTGTTGGAAATCATCTTGAAAACAAACGAGTGGTCTCAAGGACAAGGACGAATGATTTTgatgttttaaaaagaaaaagttgcaaATGTTCCAAGTGTAGTACTCAAATTAAAGCGGGAAGAAAAGTCAGTGAGTGTAATATGGGTGGGATCAGATTCCGCCTTTTGGTTGTTGAAATGCCTTTGGGACTTCAAATTACTCTTAATTAGTCTGTTTTTTCCTCCTGCGCAGAGCGCTCAGTTAAGCAGACAGTTCCCATCATCTTTACCACAAGCAGCACGAAACGGTAAGTCccgttaggatttttttttttgaagatccTTGAAAATTCAAGAACATTTTGTGTTTTAGGGATTCACTAATTCCATTCAGTCATATTCCTAAttatttttcctcttttgtcAAGGGCAGACCAGGTCTCCAGTACTGTGCTTGAGATCTCATCATGGAATTGTTTTATTTGACCTGACCTTGTAACTGAAATCTGATTGTACAACAACTGAACTTGACTCCCCGTTATCTTTATATGAATGTTAaatcattcagtgccattgaccgTTATAAACGTCGTATCTAtaaactgggttggcagtgaatgagttcataTATGCCCTTATTTCTTAAGTCTCTTTCACTAAAACGAAATATTTTTCTTGTCAGATTATGTACGATGGAAATCAAAGTGTCTGTGGATGGCGTGCCACGTTTG
This region of Syngnathus typhle isolate RoL2023-S1 ecotype Sweden linkage group LG2, RoL_Styp_1.0, whole genome shotgun sequence genomic DNA includes:
- the ampd1 gene encoding AMP deaminase 1, yielding MPKVLVPATDDKMRAFAEQIFASETKGEDIRDEISVFDVPEDCPILHHEMAHHLHTDDDLEKRKKRFRFGAVPRAAAQTSAVPEVSVDGNVPTYLEVPDFQRVAILGDYASGVTMDDFEISCSGLYRALSIREKYMRLAYQRFPQTASQCLRDIEGQTFKVEDQVQPVFTAPSKKEEDPFDTANLPENLGYVARMKDGVIYVYDDAKAADKHQPRNLPCVNYTTFIDDMNFLIALIAQGPTKTYTHRRLKFLMSKFNVHEMLNEMEELKELKKNPHRDFYNCRKVDTHIHAAACMNQKHLLRFIKKSYRVDADRVVQNLKGKEVTLKELFESLHLHPYDLTVDSLDVHAGRQTFQRFDKFNAKYNPVGASELRDLYMKTENHINGEYFATIIKEVASDLEDAKYQYAEPRLSIYGCTANEWKNLSSWFVKHRVYSPNLKWMIQIPRIYDIFRGRDFVPHFGKMLENIFLPVFQATIAPKSNPELSIFLKHVTGFDSVDDESKHSGHMFSMKSPKPEEWDIAKNPSYTYYIYYMYANIVVLNQLRRQRGMNTFTFRPHCGEAGAITHLLAAFMTADNISHGLNLKKSPVLQYLYYLTQIPIAMSPLSNNSLFLEYAKNPLLEFQKKGLVVSLSTDDPMQFHYTKEPLMEEYAIAAQVFKLSTCDMCEISRNSVLQSALSHEEKSHFLGQDYLKEGPEGNDIRKTNVAQIRMAYRYETICYELNLIKECMKAE